Sequence from the Aquimarina sp. Aq107 genome:
AAGACACACGTTATTACCTTGCACATACAACGATTATGAGCGTGCTTGTAATCAAGAAATACCTGAAAGATGGTATAAGGCAAAACGAAAAAACGAAGTTTAACATTTTTATTAGGGAGATTTAAGGTTTTTTTTAGAAAAAAATTGTTTTTCTGGAAATAAATAAATAGGTTTACGACCTTAAATCTCAAAGATCTTAACCTAAAACACGTTATGAAGAAATTTGTATCACTCTTTGCTATTGTAGCAATGCTCTATAGTTGTGGTGGCGGAAACCGCGGAGAACTAGTCGGAGTAAAGGGTAAAAAATGGCATCCAGAGAAACCTTATGGAATGGCCCTCATCCCCGGAGGATCGTTTATCATGGGTAAATCTGATGATGACAAAGCTGCATTAGCTAATGCACCTACAAAAACAGTTACCGTTCGTTCTTTCTACATGGACGAAACTGAAGTAACCAACAGTGAATATAGACAATTTGTTCGCTGGGTTCGTGATTCTACAATCAGAATGAAGTTGGCTATTATGGCTGATGATTTGGGTAAAACCCCTGGTGATGATGGTATCGGAGAATATGCTTTCCTTGATGCGAACACAGAAGATATGTCTGTTTATGAAAAATATGTATACGATAATTATAGTGGAACAGGTGAAACTGGTTACGAAGGTCGTAAACTTAATAAAGATATAGACATCGAATGGGATACAGAAGATTATCCTGATGAGTTTTATACAGAAGTTATGGATTCTTTATATATACCTTTAGAAGAATCTTATAATGGTAGACGAACATTTGATGTGCAGAATTTTAAATTCAGGTTTACTTGGATGGATATTCAAGCTGCCGCTCGTGCTAAGAAGGGAAGAAGAAAAGATTTTGTTAAGGAAACAGTAATCGAAGTATACCCTGATACTACAGTATGGATTAAAGATTTTAATTATTCTTACAATGAACCAATGCATAATGATTACTTCTGGCATAGTTCATATGATGATTATCCTGTAGTAGGAGTTTCTTGGGAACAAGCAAAAGCCTTTTGTACTTGGAGAACTATCGAAAAAAATTCTTATCAGAAAAAACGTAACAAGGAATTTGTAAACTATTTTAGATTACCTACAGAAGCTGAGTGGGAATACGCAGCTAGAGGAGGTCTGGAATCAGGAACATATCCTTGGGGAGGTCCATATGCATTGAATGATAGAGGTTGTTTCTTAGCGAACTTTAAACCTTTACGTGGTAATTATGCAGCAGATAACTTCCTATATACGGTTGAAGCTAAAACATTTGAGCCTAATGATTATAACTTATATAACATGGCTGGAAATGTTTCAGAATGGGTGCAGTCTTCTTATGATCCTGCGGCCTATGAATATGTGTCATCAATGAACCCGAATGTTAATGATGATCAGAACAAACGAAAAGTTGTACGTGGTGGATCTTGGAAAGATGTTGCTTATTTCCTACAGGTAAGTACGAGAGATTACGAATACGCGGATTCAGCTAGAAGTTATATTGGATTCAGAACGGTACAGGATTATATGGGTACTGACGTTACTGGAGAAGATAATACCCAAAATCAGAATTAGAATAAGTCCCAAAATTTATCTATCAACCTTAATTACTAACCCTTTTTTAATTTAATATTTAAAAAATTTAAAAAACTAAACACATTTATTATGGCAAATTCAAAATCAAGCAAGAAGTTAATGAACATGGTATACGGTCTCGGAGCGGCTGTAGTAATCCTTGGAGCTTTATTTAAAATTATGCACTGGCCTTTTGGAAACGAGATGCTTATCATCGGTCTTATTACAGAAGCACTTGTATTTACAGTTTCTGCATTCGAACCAGTAGATGATGAATTAGATTGGTCTCTAGTATATCCAGAATTAGCTGGTGGAAGTAAAAGAGATAAGAAAGAAGCTCAAACTCCTGAAGGTTTATTATCTAAGAAATTAGATGATATGCTTAAAGAAGCTAGATTAGATACAAATTTAATGAATAGTCTTGGAGAAAGTATCCGTAACTTCGAAGGTGCTGCTAAAGGTATTGCACCTAGTGTAGATGCTATCCAAGGAACTAAAAAATACAGTGAAGAAATGGCTGCTGCCGCGACTCACTTAGAATCTTTGAACAGCTTGTACAAAGTACAATTAGAATCTTCTGCAAAACAAGCTGAAGCTAATGCTGCAATTGCTGATAACGCTAAAGCGCTTGAAGAGCAAATGAAGAGCTTGTCTAGTAACCTGTCTTCTCTTAATGGAGTGTATGGTGGTATGTTAAGTGCTATGAACAGAAACTAGTATTTAACTTAATTTAAAAAATAACTACCAAAATATAGAAATATGGCAGGAGGAAAATTATCACCAAGGCAGAAGATGATCAATCTTATGTACTTGGTATTTATAGCGATGATGGCATTAAACATGTCAAAAGAAGTATTATCTGCATTCGGTTTAATGAATGAAAAACTTACAGCAGCTAATACTATTGCTACTGAGCGTAATTCAGCATTTATGACTGGATTAGCGGACAAAGTTTCAGAACAACCAGAGAAATATACACCACTTAAGCAAAAGGCTGATGAAATCAGTACTTATTCTAACGAATTTAATGCATATGTAGAGCAATTAAAATCTGAGTTGTTAGAAACTGCTGATGATCCTACGGATTATGAGACAATGGATAAGCCTGATGCTTTAGATACTAAATTCTTTGAAGGAGGTAAAACATCAGCAGCTGCGTCAGAATTTCTTGAAAAAATCAAAACATATAGAGAAGGAGTTGTTACAGCTATCCGTTCTGTAAAAGAAGTTGATGGTCAAGTAGCAACTGATGTTGAGAAAGCTTTTTCTACCGAAGATGTAGAAAACAGAGATAAAGTAAAAGTAGACTGGTTGAAATATAATTTTGAAGGTTTTCCTTTAGTAGCTTCTCTTACTAAGTTAACTCAGATGCAAGCAGATGTAAAAACAACAGAAAGTAAAGTATTATCTGCTTTATTAGCTGGACAGCAAGCTTCTGAACTATCATTTAGTAATTATGAAGCGATAGTTGTTCCGGATAAGACTGCTTTCTTTAGTGGAGAGAAGTTTAAAGGACGTATTGTTCTTGGTCGTTTTGACGCTACTTTAAAACCAACCAAAGTAATGGTTAATGGTAAGGAGCAAACTGAAGTTCAAAATGGTCAGATTATGTTAGATTTCCCAGCAGGAAATGTTGGAGAAAGAAAAATAGATGGTGTACTTGAGTTTAAAGAAGGTGATTCTATTATACCAATTAAGATTCAGAGTACTTATGCTGTAATTCCAAAACCAAATTCGGCGGTAATTTCAGCTGATAAAATGAATGTGGTTTATAGAGGAGTTCAGAATCCTATGACAATTTCTATTCCTGGAGTTCCTGCAGTTAGTGCAAGTGCACCTGGTCTAAAGAAAAGTGGAGGAGCTGGTAAATATGTAATGAATGTTACTACAGTTAAAGCTAGAGAGGTTGCTATAAAGGTAAGTGGTAAACTTCCAAACGGAACTACTGTTAGTGATAGTAAGAAATTTAGAATTAAAGATATTCCAAGACCTGTAGGTACTGCAAGAGGTGAAGACGGAAGTATCAAAATGTCAAAAAGTGGTTTAGATAAAGCTTCTATCGGAGCAATACTACCAGATTTCGATTTTGATATTAAGTTAGACGTAACTAGCTTTAAGTTTAAAGTAAGTGGTCAGCCTACTATTAATGTAAGAGGACGTAGATTGGATTCAAGAGCAAAATCTGCACTTAAGAAAGCAAAAAGAGGATCTACAGTTCAGGTAATGGATATCAAAGCTCAGTTAAAAACGAATAAGGGATATAAATTGAAAAAAATATCTCCAGTTATCATTGAGTTAACGAACTAAAATAAACTAATGATTATGAATTTGAAAAATTTGTTATTAACCGTTCTTGGCCTATTCGTGACGTTATTTTCGTTTGGTCAAGCCAATATTTTAAATGCTGATAGTCCAGAAGATATTGGAAAAAAAACAATCGAACAGATTCAAGCGGATAATGACCTTCCGTTAGAGTATGGTTATGTTGATAAGCGTGATGTACTTTGGGCAAAAACTACTTGGGAGACGATCGATCTTGATGAGCGTATAAATTTCCCATTATATTATCCTATAGATACGGTTAATATTGGTGCTGATAGACGTGCATTATATGATGTACTATTATCAAATGTTAAGAATGGTAAAATCCAAAAAATTTACGCAGATTCATATTTTACAGAAACACGTACATTAGGTGATCTTGATGGTACTTTGTCTAAAATAGATACGTTAGATTTAGGGTATGAGCAGTTTAATGCTGGTGAGCCTGTAGATCCTCAATATATCGAGGTAACTACAATTAGTGCTGCTGACATTTCGGAATATAAGATCAGAGGATACTGGTATTTTGATAAGCGTCAGGGAGAATTAAGATATAGGCTACTTGGTATTGCTCCAGTTGCACCGGATGTAAACTTTATTAATGATGATGAACCTGATATGGTTCCATTATTTTGGGTTTGGTATCCTGATGTAAGAGAAATACTTCATAATGCAAAGGCTTTTAATAGAAAGAATACTTCGATGCCTTTTACATATGATCACGTACTTAATGCAAGACGATTTAATTCTGTAATTTACAAGGAAGATAACATTCAAGGTGACCGAGAGGTAAATGATTATATCATTGACAATGCTTTGATGCAGTTATTAGAAAGTGAAAGAATTAAAGAAAGTATCAGAAATTTTGAAATGGATATGTGGAGTTACTAAACTCTAGAGTTTCTAATATAATATATAAACGCCCAACTTTTGTTGGGCGTTTTGTTATTTTTATTCTATGGTAGATTATATAGTTGTTGGATTCGGACTAGCTGGATTATCATTTGTCAATAAGTTAGAAGATAATAATAAGTCATATTTGGTTTATGAGAATAGCTCAGAACAATCTTCTAGGGTTGCGGGAGGATTGTTTAATCCTATAATTCTTAAACGATTTACGCCAGCTTGGTTGGCTTCGGAACAACTGCAGTTAGCAATGAATGTTTACAAAAATATAGAGAGTAGATTAGATGTACCACTAATTTCTATGTTTCCAATTTTGAGACGATTTAATGATGTTGAAGAACAAAATTTATGGTTTGAAGCTTGTGATAAACCGTTATTAAAGGGATTTCTTTCCTCTGATTTAATTAAAAACCAAAATAAGGCTTTAGAGATACCATTTCATTTTGGAGAAGTAAAACATTCCGGAAAAATCGATGTTAATGCAATGTTACGGTTGTATTTATCTTATATAGAAGGAAAGAATTCTTTGGTTACAGAATCTTTTGAGTATGATAAACTAGTAGTCAAAGAGGATTTTATAGAATATAAAGGAGTAAAGGCTAAAAATATACTATTTTCCGAAGGGTATGGGCTGAGAAATAATCCGTTTTTTAATTATTTACCATTGCAAGGAAATAAAGGGGAGTATATTATAATTAAATCAGAAGAGCTAAAACTTAAAGAAGCAGTAAAATCATCTATATTTATTATTCCGCTAGGCGATGATTTGTATAAGGTTGGAGCTACCTATAACAATCAAGATAAGACTCCTGATATTACAGTTTCTGCTAAGGAAAGTTTAGAAAACAAGTTAAATCGTTTCTTAAAAGTAGCATATAAAGTAGTTGATCAAGTGGCAGGTATAAGACCGACAACTAGAGATAGGAGGCCTTTTATAGGGACACATCCACTATATAAAAACCTTCACATAATAAATGGTTTAGGAAGCCGCGGTATATTGATTGGGCCTTATGTGACAGAAAAATTATATGCTAGTATAGAAAAAGGAGTTACTTTAGAGAAAGAAATTGATATTAATCGCTATTCTAAATTAAGATAAGTTTTTCTTTTTACCATAATGCATAAAAAGATTAATCCAGATGTTTCTTGATAACCTAAGAATTATAGGAAAGAAGAATATTAGTGTTCCTACTATTACAAAGAAGCTATTTAACAAATTAAGTTCTAGAAATAGGTTGCCAATCACAAACGCCGCAACTGCAAATGCGATGCCAACACCGTAGCTTACATACATAGCGCCATAAAAAAAAGAGGGCTCTATCTTGTATTTTGTATTGCAGTGACTACAACGCTCATGCATTTGAAAGATTTTTCCAAGTTTGTATGGATTATTATCCTTATACATACTTTCATTTTGACAAACTGGACATGTCCCTGTAAAAATGCTGTAGATTTTAGTTCCTTTTAAGAAGCTCATAGTACTTTTATTCTATTACAAAATTAATCATCTTTGCACAAAAGATTCAAAAGCTGATGTTAAACATACATAACCTTTCAATTTCGTTTGGAGGAGAATATCTTTTCGAAGAAATTGCCTTTAGATTAAATGCCGGAGATAGAGTTGGACTAGTAGGGAAAAATGGTGCTGGAAAGTCCACTATGCTTAAAATTTTATCCAAAGAACAAGAACCAGATTCTGGTCAGATAGCGATGGATAAAGAAATAAAAATTGGTTTTCTAAAGCAGGATATTGATTTTGTTTTAGGGAGAACAGTGTTGGAAGAGTCGTATGAAGCCTTCACAGAAATCAAGAAGATTGAAAGGGAAATAGATAAGATTAATACTCAACTAGCAGAACGTACTGATTATGAAAGCGAGAGTTATAACCAATTGATAACAGACCTAAGTGATTATACGCATCAATATGAAATTCTAGGAGGATATAATTATCAAGGAGAAACCGAACGCGTGTTGCAAGGTTTAGGGTTTGTAAGGGAGGATTTTGATAAACTAACGGATACTTTTTCTGGAGGTTGGCGCATGAGAATTGAATTGGCAAAGTTGTTATTGCAAAATAATGATGTACTCCTGTTGGATGAGCCTACTAATCATTTAGATATTGAGTCTATTATATGGTTAGAAGGTTTTCTGAAAAACTATGTAGGCGTAGTAGTTATAGTTTCTCATGATAAAATGTTTTTGGATAATGTTACTAATAGAACTATAGAAATATCATTAGGTCGAATTTACGACTATAATAAACCGTATTCTAAGTATTTAGTGCTTCGTAAGGAAATAAGAGATCAGCAATTAGCAACACAAAAAAATCAATCTAAACAGATTGAACAGACCGAAAAGCTTATCGAAAAATTTAGAGCGAAAGCCTCAAAAGCTTCTATGGCGCAATCGCTTATTAAGAAATTGGATAAAGTAGAACGTATTGAAGTAGACGAAGACGATAATGCAGTAATGAACATCAGTTTTCCTATAAGTGTGCAGCCAGGTAAAGTAGTTATAGAGGCAGAAAAAGTTGGTAAAAACTATGGAGAAAAGGAGATTCTAAAAGATATTAATTTATTAGTAGAACGCGGTTCTAAAACAGCTTTTGTGGGCCAGAATGGGCAAGGAAAATCTACATTAGCTAAAATTATAATAGATGAGATATCACATGTCGGTAATCTGAAACTAGGTCATAATGTACAGATAGGATATTTTGCACAGAATCAATCAGAATATCTCGATGGTGAATTAACAATTCATGATACTATGATTAATGCTGCAAATGAAAAAACCCGAAGTAAAGTGAGGGATATGTTAGGAGCATTTTTATTTAGAGGAGATGAAGTAGAGAAAAAGGTAAAGGTTCTTTCTGGAGGCGAGCGTAATCGATTAGCCCTTTGTAAAATGCTTTTAGAGCCTTTTAATGTGCTTGTAATGGATGAGCCCACAAACCATTTAGATATTAAATCTAAAAATATTTTGAAGGAAGCATTAAAAAGTTTTGAAGGGACTTTGATTTTAGTATCTCATGATAGAGATTTTCTTCAGGGGTTAACCAATACTGTATATGAATTTAAGAATAAACAGATAAAAGAATATCTGGGAGATATAGATTATTATTTAGAACAAAGAAGAGTAGATGATCTTCGAGATATAGAAAAGAAAGATAAACAAGCTAAATCTATTTCTAATACGAAGGAAACTGCTAAGCAATCGTATGAGAGTCAGAAAAAGTTAAAATCATTAAATAATAAACTTAGTAATATAGAATCTAAGATCAACAAACTAGAAAAAGAAATAAAAGAAATAGACGTAGAGTTAGCTATTAATTATGATCAAACTATTGCTCAACCTGATTTCTTTGACAAATATCAGGCGAAAAAAGAAAATTTAGCTTCATTGATGGAAACTTGGGAAACATTGCAGGAAGAAATTGATAAATTATCTTAACTCCTATTTAAGGTGTTTAATTTATAGGATGTTTAAAAATGAAAACCTAAAATTATAATTCTGTTAGTGCAAGGTTACTTTTTTTAAACATACTTAAATTAACGTATGTTACCACAATGTTAAGATAGAATGAACCTTATAATTGATTTCAATTTTTGTCGTTTGTATCAGGTACAACTGAATATTTATAGATATTTTTGTACTCGTAAATTAAAGTATACAAGGTATGAATGATACAAAAGCCATTGATTTAAATGCACATGCGTTATCCTGGATAGGAAAGATCCATTATGATTTTGGGTTTCTAGTTCAGAAAGCGTTTAGCGAAAATGGATTGGATTTATCAAAAGAACAATGGAGTGTTTTGAAGCGACTAAGGGTTAATGATGGGCAATCGCAAAATGATTTAGCCTTTATTACACATCGTGATAAAACCTCTATGACTAGATTGGTAAATACAATGGAGAGTAAAGATCTTGTGGTAAGAAAGAGCGATGAGAATGATAGAAGAGTAAATAGAATTTTTCTAACAGATTATGGAAAAGAAGTAATCGAAAAAGTAACTCCTATTATGTATGATTTGATACCAGCTGTGCAAGAAAGTTTGAGTAATGAGGAAATCGAAAATTTGATCGGTACGCTTAAGAAAATAAAAGCTAAAATCGCTGAAATAGCAGATTAACATAAATAAATCTTAAAGAATATTAAAAAGATATCTAAAATTATTAGATGTCTTTTTTGGTTTTTAGAAGGTGGTTGTTTTTTATGAGTTCTTTAACTGCATCACACGTTTGTTGTTGATAGTTTTGTGCAGCTTTTCATGTTAGAAGTCTAAACAAATTATTGTGTATGAGAAACGTAATACTTTCTATTCTTGGATTATTACTAATTGCCGGAGCTTTATTTGGAGCTAAAACACTTATTGATAGTAAAACGAGAATAAAGCCCAAATCTGCTAAGGTTATTAAAACTGTGTTTGTAGACACAATTAAGAATGGTACTGTCCCAATTAAGATAACTGCAAATGGTAATCTGACTGCCAAAAGACGATTAGAATTATTTTCTGAAGTACAGGGAGTTTTTAAAGGAGGTGCCAAACTATTTAAAACAGGTCAACAATATCAAAAAGGACAAACATTAATAAGGATTGATGCTTCTGAGTATTACGCGTCAGTACAATCAGCTAAGAGTAATTTATATAACTTAATTACTTCTATAATGCCGGATTTGCGTCTGGATTATCCTGATATATTTGATAAATGGCAAAATTACCTTACTAATTTTGATATCAATAAGGTAACTCCGGAGCTACCAGAAACTACCTCTGAAAAAGAAAAATATTTTATTACTGGTAGAAATATTTACACTACATATTATAATGTAAAAAATTTAGAACAGCGATTGTCTAAATATAGAATTTCGGCTCCGTTTTCTGGAGTTCTTACAGAAGCTTTGGTTACAGAAGGGACTTTAATTCGTCAAGGGCAAAAGCTAGGAGAATTCATAGATACTAGCGCTTATGAAATCGAAGTAGCCGTAGGAAAAGAATACTCAGATTTATTAAAAATAGGAGAATCAGTAGAACTTTCCGATCTTAATAAATCTAAATTTTATACAGGTATAGTGAGTAGGATAAACGGAAGCGTAGATCAGGCTACACAGACGATTACTACATTTATAGAGGTTAAAGATCCGTCTTTAAAAGAAGGAATGTATTTAGAAGCAAATCTAAATGCCAGAAAAGCAGAGAACGCAATAGAAATTGATCGCAATTTACTTCAGCAAGGAGATAAGATTTTTGTAGTCAGAGATAGTATTTTAGATATTATTGATGTCAAGCCAGTTTATTTTTCTGACAAAAAGGTAATCTTAACTGGAGTTCCAAACGGAGATGTAATCCTTAATAAACCTGTTCCTGGAGCGTATGCAGGAATGCTCGTAAAAATATATCAAGGCAAATCGATAAATTCTTCAGCTGCAGATAATAACGTGATTAGTACCAATTCAAAATAGTAATTATGCGTAAAATTATCTCTTATTTTATTAGATATCATGTTGCTGTTGATGTAATTGTAATTGCCTTTATAGCATTTGGGATTTATGGAGCAATATCGCTTAAGTCATCATTTTTTCCACTAACCGATTCTAAAAACATTAATATAAGTGTTGTATATCCTGGTGCCTCTCCTTTGGAGATAGAAGAAGGTATTATACTTAAGGTCGAAGATAATCTTAAAGGTTTGGAAGGAGTAGAACGAGTTACTTCGACTTCTAGAGAAAATAGCGGAAGCATTAATGTCGAAATCGAAAAAGGAAAAGATATCGATTTTATGCTGCTCGAAGTTAAAAATGCGGTGGACAGAGTGCCTTCGTTTCCAACGGGAATGGAACCTATTGTAACTTCTAAACAAGAAGCAATTAGACCTACTATAGATTTTGCGATAAGCGGAACAGATATACCATTGGTCACTTTAAAACAAATTGCAAGACAAATTGAAAATGATCTTAGAGCAATAGACGGTATTTCGCAAATAAGTATAAGTGGATATCCCGATGAAGAAATTGAAATTGCAGTAAATGAAAATAACCTGCTCGCGTTTAGACTCAGTTTTAATGAGGTCGCGCAAGCAGTAAGTCGGGCTAATATATTAACTACAGGAGGTACTATTAAGACTAATGCCGAAGAATATCTTATCCGTGCTAATAATCGATCCTACTATGCCAATGAACTTTCTAACTTAATTATACGTGCAGATGCATCCGGACGTACCATAAGACTTAAGGATGTTGCAGAGATTAGGGATCGTTTCTCAGAATCACCTAATGCATCATATTTTAATGGAAATCTTTCTGTTAATGTACAGATAACAAGTACTAATACCGAAGATTTAATCTCTTCGGCAGAGAACACTAAAGCGTATATAGACGAATTTAATCAAAAATATAATAATGTTGAACTCAATGTAATTAGTGATCGATCTATTACGTTAGTGCAACGTACCAAATTGCTTACAGAAAATGCAATTATAGGAATGATCTTGGTGCTTATATTTTTGTCTTTATTTCTTAATACTCGTTTGGCATTTTGGGTGGCATTTGGCTTACCAATCGCTTTTTTAGGAATGTTTGTATTGGCGGGGTATTTTGATGTTACTATTAATGTTTTATCCCTTTTCGGGATGATTATTGTTATTGGTATTCTAGTAGATGACGGTATTGTAATTGCCGAAAATATTTATCAACATTACGAAAAAGGAAAAAGCCCAATTCAGGCTGCTATTGATGGAACAATGGAGGTAATTCCTCCGATAGTATCCGCAATTTTGACGACGATAATAGCTTTTGGGATCTTTTTGTTTTTAGATGGTCGTATTGGTGATTTCTTTGGAGAAGTATCGGTCATAGTAATTCTTACTCTTGGTGTTTCGTTAGTAGAAGCTTTAATTATTCTTCCTGCTCATTTAGCACATTCGAAAGCTTTAAAAGCAGAGGATAAAAAACCTAAAACCGGTATTGCTAGTTTATTTTCAAAACTACGATATATTAATACTTTCGGAGATAAAATTATGAGATGGCTTCGTGATAATCTTTATAGCCCTGCTCTTAGTTTTACATTAAAAAATAAATTTTTCACCTTCTCTATCTTCATTGTAATATTAATTTTTACAATTGGAAGTGTTGGAGGAGGGATTGTTAGAACTGCATTTTTTCCACGGATTGCTAGTGATGTAATATCGGTAGATTTAGGTATGCCTAATGGTACTAATGAAAAGATTACGGATTCTATTATTTCTATGATAGAAGAAAAAGCATGGCTTGTAAATAAAGAATTGAGTGAAGAGTTTTTGGTAGGTGAAGATTACGAAGGAAAACAGTTATTCGAAAATATAATTAGAAGTGTAAACTCATCCTCCAATGCATCTTTACGCATCAATATGTTACCTGGAGAGGAGCGTCCTAACGCTGTTAATTCTGGTTTAGTAGCTAATAAAATTCGTGAGAAAGTAGGACCTGTTTTTGGTACGGAACGATTGATTTTTGGGTCTGGTGGAAATTTTGGAGGAAGTCCGGTTTCGGTTTCATTATTAGGAAGTAATATAGGAGAACTAAAAGCAGCAAAAGAAGAATTTAAAACCATACTAGAAAATGATTCTAGACTTAAAGATGTTGCTGATAATGACCCTGCAGGGATTAAAGAAATTAAACTAGAACTTAAGGAAAGTGCGTATGCTCTAGGTCTTAACCTTAGCGATGTTATGGCTCAGGTACGAGGAGGTTTTTTTGGAATACAAGCACAACGTTTTCAAAGAGGTCAGGATGAAATAAGAGTTTGGGTACGTTATGATAGAGAGAATAGATCTTCTATTCTAGATCTTGATAATATGAGGATTTCTACAGCTGCAGGCGAGAGAATACCCTTAAATGAAATAGTGGATTACTCTATAGAACGAGGAGATGTAGCGGTCAATCATCTTGATGGAAGGAGAGAGGTTCAGATTTCTGCGGATTTAAAAAATCCAGAAACTACGAGTTCCACAGATGTTTTAGAAGAAATCCGTAATTCAATTATGCCAGAGATT
This genomic interval carries:
- a CDS encoding efflux RND transporter permease subunit; the encoded protein is MRKIISYFIRYHVAVDVIVIAFIAFGIYGAISLKSSFFPLTDSKNINISVVYPGASPLEIEEGIILKVEDNLKGLEGVERVTSTSRENSGSINVEIEKGKDIDFMLLEVKNAVDRVPSFPTGMEPIVTSKQEAIRPTIDFAISGTDIPLVTLKQIARQIENDLRAIDGISQISISGYPDEEIEIAVNENNLLAFRLSFNEVAQAVSRANILTTGGTIKTNAEEYLIRANNRSYYANELSNLIIRADASGRTIRLKDVAEIRDRFSESPNASYFNGNLSVNVQITSTNTEDLISSAENTKAYIDEFNQKYNNVELNVISDRSITLVQRTKLLTENAIIGMILVLIFLSLFLNTRLAFWVAFGLPIAFLGMFVLAGYFDVTINVLSLFGMIIVIGILVDDGIVIAENIYQHYEKGKSPIQAAIDGTMEVIPPIVSAILTTIIAFGIFLFLDGRIGDFFGEVSVIVILTLGVSLVEALIILPAHLAHSKALKAEDKKPKTGIASLFSKLRYINTFGDKIMRWLRDNLYSPALSFTLKNKFFTFSIFIVILIFTIGSVGGGIVRTAFFPRIASDVISVDLGMPNGTNEKITDSIISMIEEKAWLVNKELSEEFLVGEDYEGKQLFENIIRSVNSSSNASLRINMLPGEERPNAVNSGLVANKIREKVGPVFGTERLIFGSGGNFGGSPVSVSLLGSNIGELKAAKEEFKTILENDSRLKDVADNDPAGIKEIKLELKESAYALGLNLSDVMAQVRGGFFGIQAQRFQRGQDEIRVWVRYDRENRSSILDLDNMRISTAAGERIPLNEIVDYSIERGDVAVNHLDGRREVQISADLKNPETTSSTDVLEEIRNSIMPEI
- a CDS encoding efflux RND transporter periplasmic adaptor subunit produces the protein MRNVILSILGLLLIAGALFGAKTLIDSKTRIKPKSAKVIKTVFVDTIKNGTVPIKITANGNLTAKRRLELFSEVQGVFKGGAKLFKTGQQYQKGQTLIRIDASEYYASVQSAKSNLYNLITSIMPDLRLDYPDIFDKWQNYLTNFDINKVTPELPETTSEKEKYFITGRNIYTTYYNVKNLEQRLSKYRISAPFSGVLTEALVTEGTLIRQGQKLGEFIDTSAYEIEVAVGKEYSDLLKIGESVELSDLNKSKFYTGIVSRINGSVDQATQTITTFIEVKDPSLKEGMYLEANLNARKAENAIEIDRNLLQQGDKIFVVRDSILDIIDVKPVYFSDKKVILTGVPNGDVILNKPVPGAYAGMLVKIYQGKSINSSAADNNVISTNSK
- a CDS encoding MarR family winged helix-turn-helix transcriptional regulator — protein: MNDTKAIDLNAHALSWIGKIHYDFGFLVQKAFSENGLDLSKEQWSVLKRLRVNDGQSQNDLAFITHRDKTSMTRLVNTMESKDLVVRKSDENDRRVNRIFLTDYGKEVIEKVTPIMYDLIPAVQESLSNEEIENLIGTLKKIKAKIAEIAD